GTCGCGACCGTTACTTTTTTGAGTCCGTAAGAGAGATAAACTTCCCCGGCGCCGTCAATATAATCAAAGATGGTTTCAGAGTTGTATGAGACAGTGTCGCCGATGGCGTAGTTGTCAATCGATTGGGGAAAGAGGGTCCTCATTTCATTGCCGGATTTCCCGGCGCAGGCGGAGAGCAGGCAACCCAGTCCGGTCATTGTAAGGAATAATAATAGACGCATAGTTCCACCCAGTTCGGTTCATAGTGCTTTCTCAAATATATTAAATGGTACCAGAAATATCTATTGAAATCAATATGACCGCTCTGCCAAAAAAAAATCAAGACCGCGCGACCGGCATGGTAGTGCCGTCGTCGGTCTTGACCAATCAAAATGAGCTTTCAGGTCAGGCTAACCCTGAAAAATCCCTATCTCATTTCCGGCGATATCGCTGAAGATGGCGTAATGGCCAATATTGGGAATCTGGGTTTTCCCCTGGACTGTCCTGCCGCCACTTTTTTCAATCATTTTGAGGGTGCTATCTATGTCGTCAACCTGAATATGAAAGAGAACACCGCTCCCTTTAGTCGCCGGTTTCAGGTTCTTGGCAAATCCTCCCCCCACACCCTCGGGGGCTTTCCACATCCCATAATCCATCTCCGGGATATACTGCGTTTCCCAGCCGAATACAGTACTGTAAAAATCCTTCATCTTGCTGATGTCTGAGCAGGGCAGCTCAATGTGACATACTCCGTTCATAGTGTCTCCTTTCAATTAAATTACAATATATTGTGAGGATATTTAGTTTAAGTTCGATATCGGACCACATAGTGGATAAAATCAGTCAATTATATCAATTATACGGCGGCTATGGCGCATTGTTGCAGCGCGCTCTCCTATTAATGAATCTAACTGAATTAATGTGACTGTCAATCAGATTGAAATCACATTTGACCGGAAACCGACCGGTGATTGGTCTCAAGAATATTCGAAACTTTATCGGTTTCCAAATGTAAGAGCGGATATGAATGCCCTCGCAATATTATGCCGTTCCGGCTGGACAAACGCCGCGGCATTATTTATTATCAGGCAATGTTAAAACCAATCTGGAGGAAAAAGATGTTGGTATCATTATTTCTGTCGTTCCTGCTGGCGGTTGGCGTGGGCGCTGACGAGCAAAAGATGGCTGACAGCGTCAAAGCCGGCGCTGAGAAGATGAAAGTTGAGGCAAAGATGAAAGCGGAGCAGGCTGCGCCGGCGGCTCCGGCGGAAGTCAACAAAGCGGAGCAGGAAGCCAAGAAAGCGGCGCTCGAAACCGAAAAAGCCGCTAAAGCAACCGAGAAGAAAGCAGAAAAGGCGGCAAAAATGGAAGCGAAAGAAATTGCCACAGAGACAGGCTTGAAATATGTCGATTTAAAAGTCGGAACCGGCGCCTCTCCCAAGAAAGGGGACAAGGTCTCGGTGCATTATACCGGATGGCTTCTTGATGGCAAGAAGTTCGACAGTTCCGTGGACCGGGGGCAGCCGTTCGAATTCAATATCGGAACCGGTCAGGTCATAAAGGGATGGGATGAAGGGGTAATGTCGATGAAAGTCG
This sequence is a window from Candidatus Zixiibacteriota bacterium. Protein-coding genes within it:
- a CDS encoding VOC family protein, with product MNGVCHIELPCSDISKMKDFYSTVFGWETQYIPEMDYGMWKAPEGVGGGFAKNLKPATKGSGVLFHIQVDDIDSTLKMIEKSGGRTVQGKTQIPNIGHYAIFSDIAGNEIGIFQG
- a CDS encoding FKBP-type peptidyl-prolyl cis-trans isomerase gives rise to the protein MLVSLFLSFLLAVGVGADEQKMADSVKAGAEKMKVEAKMKAEQAAPAAPAEVNKAEQEAKKAALETEKAAKATEKKAEKAAKMEAKEIATETGLKYVDLKVGTGASPKKGDKVSVHYTGWLLDGKKFDSSVDRGQPFEFNIGTGQVIKGWDEGVMSMKVGGKRKLIIPPDLAYGQRAVGGGLIPANSTLIFEVELLGIK